A region from the Hydrogenimonas sp. genome encodes:
- a CDS encoding polyferredoxin has protein sequence MVHFIKRENSDLFKNRLFRFIFKNRKFVFLLRIVVAFLFFYAIFMGFYDSSKDNIFTTAIFWGIFWPFFIVTTLPIFGRIFCGICPHGFLGKYITGYGLKRSMPKWLKNRFIGVMLLFLGWWGIYYAFPGIYRTPLGTAMLFGIMTVVAFLFYYLYKDMDYCKYICPIGTPLRGFGKLSFTWFSSYNSACAECKTFDCAKACPYGLSPFNFNKKNSMEDCTLCMECTHACEAINFRVVKPGHAIYKKFKTVKAEVWAYILILAAIPITMAFHHGLGRSNIADRMIWVKTADLFKSFIDFGPVDPAGLFAFLYATLFTVAAVAAGMWSASKILEKDFNTVFYTLGYAFAPLFLLASMGHALEYFFTGNSARIVEGLAWGFGMHIDVAPIAERGDRWLQVFHLFRWIAVAWALYILYRRMAYIDAPKIRKIVAYPFAAMLILFFIGINIYRDYVIDTYGRKARNGHGSHGGSHAAAIYKQKVDVPKIEVGLDDPVWLGDHMPRPAGVRYGERGMRAGMHRGRNGIPSRKVYLLGGDLSRPACVTDAPGTFYIVDTDNRAQMVEPKESGCISVSFKMPNNGYYKVYYVDEGHQGERRHVRVAKYEFKRFDHSRERYDREKMMAKTVDSVPFDILRLRPADETFYSRPVTGDTVRFKVLLHGDPVKGADVTLTTQFGWNKMVTTDKNGIASFTLIKDYYPEWKKFDKRFRERFIVEAKYTDNGTLYRVTQSDIYGRSKSEYQSSAYGLLLTVLLLIVIGGGIALYRYRTNRPFKEVVIKDDK, from the coding sequence ATGGTGCATTTCATCAAACGCGAAAACAGCGACCTGTTCAAAAACCGTCTCTTCCGGTTTATCTTTAAAAACAGAAAGTTCGTTTTTCTCTTGCGGATAGTTGTTGCTTTTCTCTTTTTCTACGCCATCTTCATGGGTTTTTACGACTCTTCCAAAGATAACATATTCACAACGGCCATCTTCTGGGGAATCTTCTGGCCCTTTTTCATAGTCACTACCCTGCCGATATTCGGGCGTATCTTCTGCGGTATCTGCCCCCACGGTTTTCTGGGCAAATATATAACCGGATATGGACTAAAGAGGAGTATGCCGAAATGGTTGAAGAATCGTTTTATAGGAGTCATGCTACTGTTCCTCGGCTGGTGGGGCATATACTACGCCTTCCCCGGCATATACAGAACCCCGCTGGGAACGGCGATGCTGTTTGGTATCATGACGGTTGTCGCATTCTTGTTCTACTATCTCTACAAAGATATGGACTACTGTAAATATATCTGTCCCATAGGAACACCTTTGCGCGGATTCGGGAAACTCTCCTTCACATGGTTCAGCTCTTACAACTCCGCATGTGCCGAATGCAAGACCTTTGACTGCGCCAAAGCGTGCCCCTACGGATTGAGCCCCTTCAACTTCAACAAAAAAAACTCCATGGAAGATTGCACTCTCTGTATGGAGTGCACCCATGCCTGTGAAGCCATCAACTTCAGAGTGGTTAAACCGGGCCACGCGATATATAAGAAGTTCAAAACAGTCAAGGCGGAGGTGTGGGCATATATCCTGATTCTAGCCGCTATTCCTATCACAATGGCGTTCCATCACGGACTCGGACGCAGCAACATCGCGGACCGAATGATCTGGGTCAAAACAGCGGATCTCTTCAAAAGCTTCATCGACTTCGGACCGGTCGATCCGGCCGGACTTTTCGCTTTTCTATATGCAACCCTCTTCACTGTCGCAGCCGTCGCGGCAGGCATGTGGAGCGCGTCGAAAATTCTTGAAAAAGATTTCAATACAGTCTTCTATACGCTCGGTTATGCCTTTGCACCGCTCTTCCTCCTGGCGTCGATGGGCCATGCGCTGGAGTATTTTTTCACCGGCAACTCCGCGCGCATCGTCGAGGGTCTGGCGTGGGGATTCGGTATGCATATCGACGTTGCACCCATCGCCGAACGGGGAGACAGATGGCTGCAGGTATTTCACCTTTTCCGATGGATCGCCGTCGCATGGGCCCTCTATATTCTCTATCGGCGTATGGCATATATCGATGCGCCGAAAATACGCAAGATTGTCGCATACCCTTTTGCGGCAATGCTGATTCTGTTTTTCATAGGAATCAATATCTACAGGGATTATGTTATCGACACATACGGCAGAAAAGCACGTAACGGTCACGGATCACACGGCGGCAGCCACGCTGCAGCCATCTATAAACAAAAGGTCGATGTACCGAAAATTGAAGTCGGTTTAGATGATCCTGTATGGCTTGGCGACCATATGCCGCGGCCGGCCGGGGTACGGTACGGCGAGCGGGGTATGCGGGCCGGAATGCACCGCGGCCGAAACGGCATCCCTTCACGCAAAGTCTATCTTCTGGGCGGCGATTTATCACGACCGGCATGTGTAACCGATGCGCCAGGAACATTCTATATAGTAGATACGGATAACCGGGCACAGATGGTAGAACCGAAAGAGAGCGGCTGTATCAGCGTCTCTTTCAAAATGCCTAATAACGGGTACTATAAAGTCTATTATGTCGATGAGGGACATCAGGGAGAGCGACGCCATGTTCGTGTCGCAAAATATGAGTTCAAGCGCTTCGACCACAGCCGGGAGAGATACGACCGTGAAAAGATGATGGCCAAAACCGTCGACTCCGTACCCTTCGACATACTCCGGCTGCGTCCCGCGGACGAAACATTCTACTCCCGCCCCGTAACCGGCGATACGGTACGTTTCAAGGTGCTGCTTCACGGAGATCCCGTCAAAGGTGCCGATGTGACTCTTACCACGCAGTTCGGGTGGAACAAAATGGTTACAACCGACAAAAACGGTATTGCAAGCTTCACTCTTATAAAAGACTACTATCCCGAATGGAAAAAGTTCGACAAAAGGTTTCGTGAAAGATTTATAGTAGAGGCGAAATATACCGACAACGGCACCCTCTACAGGGTAACACAGTCCGATATCTACGGACGATCCAAAAGCGAATACCAGTCCAGTGCCTACGGCCTGCTGCTTACCGTTCTGCTTCTTATAGTCATCGGAGGGGGAATCGCACTCTATCGCTACCGCACAAACAGACCGTTCAAAGAGGTGGTAATCAAAGATGATAAATAG